The window TTTCTGAAATTGATCATTTTCAGGAAAAACCTCTTTAGCCATTCTGGTTACTTCTAAAGCTTTTTCAATATCTTCATTAGCATATCGCTCAATTGAAATTATGCTACCATATATTTCAGCAGATTTGTAATCCAAATCTAAAAGTCTGTAATAATACTTAAGAGCTGTTTTGTTATCTTTCATTTGCTGTGCAGAGATACCAGCATAAAGTGTAGCGGTAGTATCCTCTGGTAATACTAATAAAGCTCTTTTAAAGGCATCAACAGCACCTTCAAAGTTTTGAGCTGAATAAGCATTTGATCCTTCATTAATGAATCCTCCCCAAAGCTCTTGAACTTTAAGATCCGTTAAAGTAAAATACTTATCACCTTCACTTACCATATCGAAAACTTTATTGTAGCTCTTTGTAGCCTCTTTTACCAAATTTTCATCATAACCTTCTTTATTCAATTTCGCCTGATATATTGTCCCTCTTACATACCATGTCTTAGGATCATCCATTGTTTTCTCATGTTCTGAGGCTTCATTAATTAATTCTATTGCTTCCTGAAACTCTCCATTTTCTAAAGCATTTTCTGCTTTACGAACATTCGAATTCTGCGCAAACGCCTGACCGATCACTAAAAAAAAGGCGAAAAATAATGCGAGTTTTTTCATTTCTATACTTTTTATTTTACAATTAATACTTACTTATACTTGTTTATTCTATTTATGATTCACTTTGATCCGACTGATTTGTACTTTCTCCTTCTTCAGTTGCCTCTGTCTCTTCTTCTATATCATCAATCTTTTCAACTTTTTCTACGGATGAAATACTGTCAGTTTCACTAACCTTTATAAGCTTAACACCTTGTGTGGCTCTACCCATTACTCTTAAGCTTTCTACTGCTAATCGGATAGTAATACCTGATTTATTAATAATCATTAAATCATCAGAGTCAATTACTTCTTTAATTGCAACAAGTTCGCCAGTTTTTTCGGTAACATTTAGTGTTTTCACACCTTTACCACCACGCTTGGTAATTCTGTAATCATCAATATCTGAGCGCTTACCATAACCCTTTTCAGAAACCACCAATAAATTAGCATTTTCTCGGGTTATAGCAACCATTTCTACAACTATATCAGAATCATCTTTTAAGGTTATTCCTCGAACTCCGGCTGCGGTTCTACCCATTGGCCTTACATTGCTTTCATGGAATCGAATAGCTCTCCCTGAACGAGCCGCAATTATAATATCATTATCGCCATTTGTCAATTTAACATTGAGTAATCTATCACCTTCTTTAATAGAGATGGCATTAATACCATTAGCTCTAGGTCTTGAATACGCTTCTAAAGTAGTTTTCTTGATGGTACCTTGCTGAGTACACATCACCAAATAATTATTGTTGATGTAATCTTCATCATCAAGGTTTTCAACGTTTATTACAGCCCTAACAGAATCATCTGATTCTATATTAATTAAGTTCTGTATTGCTCTTCCTTTAGAAGTTTTAGAACCTTCAGGTAATCTGTATACTTTTATCCAGAATACTTTTCCCAATTCTGTGAATATAAGCAGGTAATTATGTGTTTTAGCGACAAATAATAGTTCAGTAAAATCATCATCTTTACTTCCTGCTCCTTTTGAACCTACACCACCTCTACCTTGAGTTTTATATTCATTTAATAAGGTTCTCTTTATATATCCTTGATGTGATAAGGTGATAACCACATCTTCATTAGGGATCATATCCTCATCAGTGAATTCCTCAGCACTATGGATGATTTCAGTCCTTCTTTCATCACCATATTTGTCCTGCATTTCTTGCATTTCATCTTTGATGATGTTCATTCTTAAACCTTCATCAGCAAGCACCGATTCCAAGTATTCTATTAATTTCTTGATCTCTTCATATTCCTTAACAATTTTTTCTCTTTCAAGACCTGTTAGTCTTTGGAGTCTCATGTCAAGTATAGCTTTCGCTTGAATTTCAGATAATTCAAACTTCTCCATTAATCCTGTTCTAGCTATTTCAGGATCTCTAGATTCACGGATTAATTTTATGACCTCGTCAAGATTATCAAGGGCAATTAAGTATCCTTCTAAAATATGCGCTCTTTTTTGAGCCTCATCTAATTCGTATTGTGTTCTTCTAACGATTACCTCATGTCTATGATCAACATAATGCTTGATCATATCCTTCAGGTTAAGCGTTTCAGGACGACCTTTAACTAAGGCTACATTGTTAACGCTAAATGAAGTTTGAAGCTGAGTATATTTATATAAATTATTTAAAACAACGTTAGGAATAGCATCTTTACGGATCTCATATACGATTCTCAATCCATTTCTATCAGATTCGTCTCTTATATCGGAAATACCTTCAATTTTCTTTTCATTCACTAAGCCAGCAGTTTTTTCAATCATGCTAGCTTTGTTTACCAAATAAGGAATTTCAGTAACGATGATTCGCTCACGTCCATTTTTAAGCACTTCTATCTCAGCTTTAGCACGCATTACGATACGTCCTCTACCTGTTTCAAATGCAGCCTTAACTCCTTGATAACCATATATTGCAGCGCCTGTTGGGAAATCAGGAGCTGAAATATGTTCCATTAATTCGGGTATCGTAATATCGTTATTATCGATGTAAGCATGAATTCCATTTACTACCTCAGTTAAGTTATGAGGAGCCATATTGGTTGCCATACCCACTGCAATACCTGAAGCACCATTTAATAGAAGATTAGGAACCTTAGCTGGTAATACGGTAGGTTCTTTTAAAGAATCATCGAAGTTAAATTGATAGTCAACAGTATTTTTATTAATATCTGTTAACATTTCTTCGGCTATCCGTTGAAGCCTAGCCTCTGTATAACGCATTGCTGCAGGAGAATCACCATCAATGGATCCAAAATTTCCTTGACCATCCACCATTTGATAGCGAAGTGACCATGGTTGAGCCATACGAACCATGGTATCATAAACAGCAGAATCACCATGCGGGTGATACTTACCTAAAACCTCTCCTACGATTCTGGCTGACTTTTTATAGGGTCTATTATGAGCAAGCCCCAACTCTTGCATTCCGAAAAGAATTCTTCTGTGTACGGGTTTTAATCCGTCTCTAACATCAGGTAAAGCCCTTGAAATAATTACCGACATTGAATAATCAATGTAGGCACCTCTCATTTCATCCTCTATATTAATTGGGATGATTTTTTCATTTTCTCCTTCAGCCATAGATTTGTTTACTGTCTAAAAATAAATAAAGTGCAATTTAAGGATTTTTATTAAGCGGTGACAAAAATAATCATTTCATTTGCGTTTTAAAAAGGGAAATGCCTCTCTTTTTTCATTCAAATTATACGGATAATTCTCACCTACTTTTGGATTCTGCCATTTGTAAATTGGCTGTCCTCTGAATTTTTTAGAACCATGACGGTGTTCTTTTTGTGCTTCGCAATTTCCTATTGGACAATCTTTGAATAGCGGAAAACTGATTCTTACACCCAATTGAAACTGTAAATTCCACATTTTTGTATTAATGGATTCACCTGAAGGCATAAAGGTGTTTATAGATTTAAAATCAACAGAAGGTCTCATAACCAATCGGAAATATTCAGAAAAATTCTTTTCAATTGGTAAACTAACATTCCAATAATTACTTAAGCTTACAAGGCCAGCAGGAAACACATTATTTGATAATCTGAAGATACCATACTCAATATCAGCAAAATAGGAAAAATCCCAAAAGTCGTAGTATCGAACACCGGCAGTCAAATAATACTTTTTAGTGTAGAATCTGGAATAATCCGATTCATAGTTAGATATGTAATCAGGAAATCCTTTCAGCGCTAAATTAGCTTTTGAATTTATTTCAAATGTAGCACCCGCACCTACTCTAAACCTATTGTAATTAAAGTGGATTTTAAGATGTATAGGAATTGCATTTCCTCCCCCGACTAGTCTTTGTTCTAAACTATCGATTATATAAGTTCCATTAGAATCAGACTCCAATTCGGTAGTTTGAAAACGAATAGCTGATGATGTATCTAATGAATCAACAATTTGTGGTTGGTTAATCCAATTTGATAATCCAATTTGATTTCCTGAGGAATCTTGACCTAGCAAATATAAACCATTATTATTACTAAAAAGTCTGTAAGTATCGAGATTTTGTCGGTATCGAGTTGAACCATAGCCCACGGCTACTTCCGCAGAAAAGTGATTAAGAACTTTTCTTAAAAAGTTCGCATCAATATTCTTATCATTAGGAGGTGGCCCCCAGGGATTAAAAACCTGCCCTAAAGTTGGCTTAATGCTAATAAAAGCCAATAATAGAATAAAGAATGTGAAATATTTTATATTAAATCGGTTTCTCCCCAACGATTGATAATTTTAGTTGTACAAAAGTACAAAAATTATGCTAAAGCAAGTAATACATCTATTTTACCTCAAACGAGTCAACAAAATTATTAAATAATTCAACTTCCTCTAAGCCTGTTTGAGCCCCAATATTTTTTATTTTATCCCATTCAATTTTTCGGATTTTCCCTGGATTTAAAATATCCTCATCTCTTTCAAGAAATAATGATGATATAAAACGAATTAAGATGTAAGGCGCACGCATTACTCTTATCTTATAAGGAGTCTCTACCTCATTTGCTTTTTGCAAAGTTTTTTCCTCAAATAATATATTAAATATGTTTTTAATAGCAGTATAAAATGAAGCTTCCCAGTCTTTAAAATTTTTAATTAAAAACTTCATGCAATCTGCAACAGGGTCTTTTGATAGAAAAAAGCCCCCTTTAGATAATTTTCTAGCCTTTTTTTGCAGTGACATCTCTTCTTTGAAACTTATATTATCATTAGCCATTGCTATCCCAACAGCTGGACTTAATAATATTAATGAAAGAAAATCATGATTGCTGATCTCAAAGTATGGCGCGACTTTTTCAATGAAATCTTTTTTCAAGTCTTCCACAATCTTGTCAATGGATTTATCTTCTATAATAACTGCTATTTCTGCTTCAGTAAACATACTTATTTTGGTTTATAAAAGTTAAAATACATTAAATAATTGCAGAATACAATATTTATAGATAAAGCATAAAAATTATTAGATAGATATTATAAAAATGATTCTTGACTATTTTTTAACAGCGCTTCATGATCATTTTGAAGACTTTTATATAATTTAGGAGTCAAATAATCAAAAACCCATTTTCTGCTATAGGAATCTTTAGAATTTACATTATACACATATTCTAATTCAGTTAATTTTTTGTCCTTTTTACTCCAAATTAAAATCAAATGATCAGGTTTATTTTTTAATTCAAACACCCATTTTTGCAGATCATTGTTCA is drawn from Marivirga arenosa and contains these coding sequences:
- a CDS encoding tetratricopeptide repeat protein is translated as MKKLALFFAFFLVIGQAFAQNSNVRKAENALENGEFQEAIELINEASEHEKTMDDPKTWYVRGTIYQAKLNKEGYDENLVKEATKSYNKVFDMVSEGDKYFTLTDLKVQELWGGFINEGSNAYSAQNFEGAVDAFKRALLVLPEDTTATLYAGISAQQMKDNKTALKYYYRLLDLDYKSAEIYGSIISIERYANEDIEKALEVTRMAKEVFPENDQFQKQEINLLIESGQVDIAKDRINDAIEKEPNNANLYFNLGYLYEQLEQPEKAEAAYLKAIEINPDYLDANYNYAVYYYNKAADLLAEARDMDLQTYKKEGKKLENKAKEYLKKSKPYFEKALEISPKELAVIETLQTVYTQLGENAKAEEMMDKADAIKAENSEGQN
- the gyrA gene encoding DNA gyrase subunit A codes for the protein MAEGENEKIIPINIEDEMRGAYIDYSMSVIISRALPDVRDGLKPVHRRILFGMQELGLAHNRPYKKSARIVGEVLGKYHPHGDSAVYDTMVRMAQPWSLRYQMVDGQGNFGSIDGDSPAAMRYTEARLQRIAEEMLTDINKNTVDYQFNFDDSLKEPTVLPAKVPNLLLNGASGIAVGMATNMAPHNLTEVVNGIHAYIDNNDITIPELMEHISAPDFPTGAAIYGYQGVKAAFETGRGRIVMRAKAEIEVLKNGRERIIVTEIPYLVNKASMIEKTAGLVNEKKIEGISDIRDESDRNGLRIVYEIRKDAIPNVVLNNLYKYTQLQTSFSVNNVALVKGRPETLNLKDMIKHYVDHRHEVIVRRTQYELDEAQKRAHILEGYLIALDNLDEVIKLIRESRDPEIARTGLMEKFELSEIQAKAILDMRLQRLTGLEREKIVKEYEEIKKLIEYLESVLADEGLRMNIIKDEMQEMQDKYGDERRTEIIHSAEEFTDEDMIPNEDVVITLSHQGYIKRTLLNEYKTQGRGGVGSKGAGSKDDDFTELLFVAKTHNYLLIFTELGKVFWIKVYRLPEGSKTSKGRAIQNLINIESDDSVRAVINVENLDDEDYINNNYLVMCTQQGTIKKTTLEAYSRPRANGINAISIKEGDRLLNVKLTNGDNDIIIAARSGRAIRFHESNVRPMGRTAAGVRGITLKDDSDIVVEMVAITRENANLLVVSEKGYGKRSDIDDYRITKRGGKGVKTLNVTEKTGELVAIKEVIDSDDLMIINKSGITIRLAVESLRVMGRATQGVKLIKVSETDSISSVEKVEKIDDIEEETEATEEGESTNQSDQSES